In a single window of the Nocardioides sp. L-11A genome:
- a CDS encoding DUF4255 domain-containing protein — protein sequence MFISNVDAALEQLVRDRLSLTEEVGEVSFATPDREWAAKQTRITVNLFLYDVQRSADPSRSATRPEDGQTRRFRRPQPMIQLSYLISTWAGGPRDEHQLLSDLVSVLAGTEILPEAITPPGLSSTVRVSLGDDRHAAREIWQALGGTLRPAVQLRATVAADTFSWEDQAPAVERIAAMADRIRR from the coding sequence GTGTTCATCAGCAACGTCGACGCCGCGCTCGAGCAGCTCGTGCGCGACCGGCTCTCCCTCACCGAGGAGGTCGGTGAGGTCTCCTTCGCCACCCCGGACAGGGAATGGGCGGCCAAGCAGACCCGGATCACCGTCAACCTGTTCCTGTACGACGTGCAGCGCAGCGCCGACCCGTCGCGGTCGGCGACCCGCCCCGAGGACGGCCAGACCCGGCGCTTCCGCCGCCCGCAGCCGATGATCCAGCTCAGCTACCTGATCAGCACCTGGGCGGGCGGTCCCCGCGACGAGCACCAGCTGCTGAGCGACCTGGTCAGCGTGCTGGCCGGCACCGAGATCCTCCCGGAGGCGATCACCCCGCCCGGGCTGTCCTCGACCGTGCGGGTCTCGCTCGGCGACGACCGGCACGCGGCGCGTGAGATCTGGCAGGCGCTGGGCGGCACGCTGCGGCCCGCCGTCCAGCTCCGGGCCACCGTCGCGGCCGACACGTTCTCCTGGGAGGACCAGGCGCCGGCCGTCGAGCGGATCGCCGCCATGGCCGATCGGATCCGGCGATGA
- a CDS encoding carboxypeptidase-like regulatory domain-containing protein, with amino-acid sequence MQLSTPQRELAADPGSVSRIQVKVVNTGTIIDGLSARLIGADGAEVHAAPAMLPLFPEAEGEFELTVRLPEAQPAGRHPLTVEVVSHTTGAVQHADVDLDVAARPMLGVVREPRMVRARRSGRFVLALTNHGNVPLDVALSSTPGDAGTTLRITPGSLRLEAGTTTSVMAVVRGPRMITGAEVDRTAGIEIVGTPAVTGGAAGPGVPSGTDPGAVPAPTADPAVEGDPALTHSTTVQLRQRPLISRGLLTFLILASVVALWAAIFLFGLINVFAGDPLTKTAPASFFAASTGGTGGTDGAGGAGGGPADALPKNGLLPPGVGGQIGGTVTARSDDSPVGRILVEAYRSGRDGRLVKVSSGATQSDGSYTLAGLFPTSYRLKFSATGYDTVWYGGPGGGEVRGGGQSAPGGGGGRADAQEILAEAQGTVDGIDVVIGGQVGSISGKVDPGDSLVPVATTVSARLLSSAADAPPAATTTTDGAGGYVLTGLQAPGTYELSFVAEGYRPTTVTQKLAGGENRIQPTVLLSAGGGQISGIVRGGAGPLGGVTVTTTVDGEAVSVMTPTVGSVGTYALQNLPTPGTYVLTFTAEGHGSRTETVALDPGESRTGFDQSLTAGTGSVSGVVRGAAGGIGGVTVVVGGAVTTDGKSPSTTTLTTGKVGGFAFSDLPAPGDYTLTVTAPGYAPETRPFSLSADGPAATVDLQLTTQLGDLRGKVTRSGGGLLDGVTVTVSSGTETFRTTSSGRGGALPNGGFLFAGLKPGWYSVTATMPGWTQQTGLVRIRAGKDAELDLVLEEAG; translated from the coding sequence ATGCAGCTGTCGACCCCGCAGCGCGAGCTCGCCGCGGACCCTGGATCCGTCTCACGGATCCAGGTGAAGGTCGTCAACACCGGCACGATCATCGACGGACTGTCGGCCCGGCTGATCGGCGCGGACGGCGCCGAGGTGCACGCGGCGCCGGCCATGCTGCCACTCTTCCCGGAGGCGGAGGGGGAGTTCGAGCTCACCGTGCGCCTGCCGGAGGCGCAGCCGGCGGGGCGCCATCCGTTGACCGTCGAGGTGGTGTCCCACACCACGGGCGCGGTGCAGCATGCCGACGTCGATCTCGACGTGGCCGCGCGACCGATGCTCGGCGTGGTCCGGGAGCCGCGGATGGTCCGGGCGCGCCGCTCCGGACGCTTCGTGCTCGCACTGACCAACCACGGCAACGTGCCGCTCGACGTGGCCCTCTCCAGCACTCCCGGGGACGCCGGCACCACGCTGCGGATCACCCCCGGATCGCTGCGCCTGGAGGCGGGCACCACCACGTCGGTGATGGCGGTGGTCCGCGGGCCGCGGATGATCACGGGGGCAGAGGTCGACCGGACCGCCGGCATCGAGATCGTCGGTACGCCGGCCGTCACCGGCGGCGCTGCCGGCCCGGGCGTCCCGAGCGGCACGGACCCCGGGGCCGTGCCCGCACCTACCGCGGACCCCGCGGTCGAGGGCGACCCCGCCCTGACCCACAGCACGACCGTGCAGCTGCGCCAGCGGCCGCTGATCAGTCGCGGCCTGCTGACCTTCCTGATCCTGGCGTCGGTGGTGGCGCTGTGGGCCGCGATCTTCCTCTTCGGCCTGATCAACGTCTTCGCGGGCGACCCGCTGACCAAGACCGCGCCGGCCTCCTTCTTCGCCGCATCCACCGGCGGCACCGGCGGCACGGACGGTGCGGGCGGGGCCGGAGGCGGCCCCGCCGACGCACTGCCGAAGAACGGCCTGCTGCCGCCGGGGGTCGGCGGCCAGATCGGCGGCACGGTCACCGCGCGGAGCGACGACAGCCCGGTCGGCCGGATCCTGGTGGAGGCCTACCGCTCCGGCCGGGACGGCCGGCTGGTGAAGGTCAGCTCGGGCGCGACCCAGAGCGACGGCAGCTACACCCTGGCCGGGCTCTTCCCGACGTCGTACCGCCTCAAGTTCTCCGCCACGGGCTACGACACGGTCTGGTACGGCGGTCCGGGCGGCGGCGAGGTCCGCGGTGGCGGGCAGTCCGCACCCGGCGGGGGCGGCGGACGGGCCGACGCGCAGGAGATCCTCGCCGAGGCCCAGGGCACGGTCGACGGCATCGACGTGGTCATCGGCGGTCAGGTCGGCTCGATCTCGGGGAAGGTCGACCCGGGCGACTCGCTGGTCCCGGTCGCCACCACTGTGTCGGCCCGCCTGCTCAGCAGCGCCGCCGACGCCCCGCCGGCCGCGACCACGACGACCGACGGCGCGGGCGGCTATGTGCTGACCGGGCTGCAGGCGCCCGGCACCTACGAGCTCAGCTTCGTCGCGGAGGGCTATCGCCCCACGACGGTGACCCAGAAGCTCGCGGGTGGGGAGAACCGGATCCAGCCGACGGTGCTGCTGAGCGCCGGCGGCGGTCAGATCTCCGGGATCGTGCGGGGCGGCGCCGGGCCGCTCGGCGGCGTCACGGTGACCACGACCGTCGACGGCGAGGCGGTCTCGGTGATGACGCCGACCGTGGGCAGCGTCGGCACCTATGCGCTCCAGAACCTGCCGACGCCGGGCACCTACGTCCTCACCTTCACCGCCGAGGGGCACGGCAGCCGGACCGAGACCGTCGCGCTCGACCCGGGCGAGAGCCGCACCGGCTTCGACCAGTCGCTGACCGCCGGCACCGGGAGCGTGAGCGGCGTGGTCCGCGGGGCCGCGGGAGGGATCGGCGGCGTGACCGTCGTCGTCGGCGGCGCCGTGACCACGGACGGGAAGTCGCCGTCCACGACCACGCTGACCACGGGCAAGGTGGGCGGCTTCGCGTTCAGCGACCTGCCGGCGCCGGGCGACTACACGCTGACCGTGACCGCCCCGGGGTATGCGCCCGAGACCCGGCCGTTCAGCCTCTCCGCGGACGGCCCGGCCGCCACCGTGGACCTCCAGCTCACCACCCAGCTCGGCGACCTGCGTGGGAAGGTCACCCGCTCGGGCGGGGGGCTGCTCGACGGCGTCACGGTGACGGTGAGCAGCGGCACCGAGACCTTCCGCACGACCTCCAGCGGCCGTGGCGGCGCGCTGCCGAACGGCGGCTTCCTGTTCGCCGGGCTCAAGCCCGGTTGGTACAGCGTCACCGCCACGATGCCGGGCTGGACCCAGCAGACCGGGCTGGTGCGGATCCGCGCCGGCAAGGACGCCGAGCTGGACCTCGTGCTCGAGGAGGCGGGCTGA
- a CDS encoding DUF4280 domain-containing protein: MPIPVVNGAQMMCSFGISPAPLTVPPTKRTMIGKQPVAVIADIVPLANIGSFGMCNSLANPQVAAATSAALGVLTPMPCVPAPAGTWVGAAPSPVVGSLPIVQNNCSLNCAWGGVIQVISPGQFTTQTG; this comes from the coding sequence ATGCCCATCCCCGTCGTGAACGGCGCGCAGATGATGTGCAGCTTCGGGATCTCCCCCGCGCCGCTGACGGTGCCACCGACGAAGCGGACCATGATCGGCAAGCAGCCGGTGGCGGTCATCGCCGACATCGTGCCGCTCGCGAACATCGGCTCGTTCGGCATGTGCAATTCGCTGGCCAACCCCCAGGTCGCGGCAGCGACCTCGGCCGCCCTCGGCGTGCTCACCCCGATGCCGTGCGTGCCCGCGCCGGCCGGGACCTGGGTGGGCGCCGCGCCGTCACCGGTGGTCGGCTCGCTGCCGATCGTGCAGAACAACTGCTCGCTGAACTGCGCCTGGGGCGGGGTGATCCAGGTGATCTCGCCCGGTCAGTTCACCACCCAGACCGGCTGA
- a CDS encoding phage tail sheath subtilisin-like domain-containing protein: MPTYTAPGVYVEEVVSSQKVLSAAPTAVAAFVGFTERAPLDDPNDPQGLAPRLVTSWNQFEALYGGFAPGCMLPLSVYGYFANGGSIAYICRVPNVEPAGAPSRIELPASDRALGLPVAVESLEPDADITVQISTDDAGADDDAAATFTMTILEGGEPVESFPGLDLSGGATGVATAVNGTSTKIKVDLLVEKDVDLSGQLELIRPGVYDLVKAAPVPVPVNGRKFAGSESARAGINGLAVAEDVTMVLVPDLVTAATQEDGTIDLSLWKSVQTALISHCEQHGNRMAVLDAPPGMSPQQIKEWRSDVAMYDSAYAALYYPWIKVDNPIGVNGDREMLIPPSGHIAGVWARTDETRGVWKAPANDTMRGVLDIERNVTQNEQALLNPIGINCIRPFGTRGIRVWGARTLASDTDWQYINVRRLFNMVEASILTGTQWAVFEPNDITLWEGVKRTLNAFLRGLWSAGALFGANADEAFYVKCDAETNPPESIDAGLLVVEVGIAPVKPAEFVVFRISQKKQSAS; encoded by the coding sequence ATGCCCACCTACACCGCCCCCGGCGTGTACGTCGAAGAAGTCGTCTCGTCACAGAAGGTGCTCTCGGCGGCACCGACTGCCGTCGCCGCGTTCGTCGGGTTCACCGAGCGGGCTCCGCTCGACGACCCCAACGACCCCCAGGGCCTGGCCCCGCGCCTGGTCACCAGCTGGAACCAGTTCGAGGCGCTCTACGGCGGGTTCGCCCCGGGCTGCATGCTGCCCCTCTCGGTCTACGGCTACTTCGCCAACGGCGGCAGCATCGCCTACATCTGCCGGGTCCCCAACGTCGAGCCGGCCGGTGCGCCCTCCCGCATCGAGCTGCCCGCCAGCGACCGCGCGCTCGGCCTGCCCGTCGCGGTCGAGAGCCTCGAGCCGGACGCCGACATCACCGTCCAGATCAGCACCGACGACGCCGGCGCCGACGACGACGCGGCCGCCACGTTCACGATGACCATCCTCGAGGGCGGCGAGCCCGTCGAGTCCTTCCCCGGTCTGGACCTGTCCGGCGGCGCGACCGGTGTCGCGACCGCGGTCAACGGCACCTCGACCAAGATCAAGGTCGACCTGCTGGTCGAGAAGGACGTCGACCTCTCCGGCCAGCTCGAGCTGATCCGCCCCGGCGTCTACGACCTGGTCAAGGCCGCCCCGGTGCCCGTGCCCGTCAACGGCCGCAAGTTCGCCGGATCCGAGTCGGCGCGGGCCGGCATCAACGGCCTCGCCGTCGCCGAGGACGTCACCATGGTGCTGGTGCCGGACCTGGTCACCGCGGCCACGCAGGAGGACGGCACGATCGACCTCTCGCTGTGGAAGTCCGTGCAGACCGCGCTGATCTCGCACTGCGAGCAGCACGGCAACCGGATGGCGGTGCTGGACGCGCCTCCGGGCATGAGCCCCCAGCAGATCAAGGAGTGGCGCAGCGACGTCGCCATGTACGACTCGGCGTACGCCGCGCTGTACTACCCCTGGATCAAGGTCGACAACCCGATCGGCGTCAACGGCGACCGGGAGATGCTGATCCCGCCGTCCGGCCACATCGCCGGCGTGTGGGCCCGCACCGACGAGACCCGCGGCGTGTGGAAGGCCCCCGCCAACGACACCATGCGCGGCGTCCTCGACATCGAGCGCAATGTCACCCAGAACGAGCAGGCGCTGCTCAACCCGATCGGCATCAACTGCATCCGCCCGTTCGGCACCCGCGGCATCCGGGTCTGGGGGGCGCGCACGCTGGCCTCCGACACCGACTGGCAGTACATCAACGTCCGCCGGCTCTTCAACATGGTCGAGGCCTCGATCCTGACCGGCACCCAGTGGGCGGTGTTCGAGCCCAACGACATCACCCTGTGGGAGGGCGTCAAGCGGACCCTCAACGCCTTCCTCCGCGGCCTGTGGTCGGCCGGCGCCCTCTTCGGCGCCAACGCCGACGAGGCGTTCTACGTCAAGTGCGACGCCGAGACGAACCCGCCCGAGTCGATCGACGCCGGCCTGCTGGTCGTCGAGGTCGGCATCGCCCCGGTGAAGCCCGCGGAGTTCGTCGTGTTCCGGATCAGCCAGAAGAAGCAGTCGGCCTCCTGA
- a CDS encoding carboxypeptidase regulatory-like domain-containing protein, which produces MRVSVSPARIEVTAGIPQSLAITITNPGTVIGGYSLRLLGADPSWVELEEDRISLFPDETRTLVATVTVPAGLAAGERRMAVQVRELTPPERSTVEEFVLLVPEAPSTQVRIDPVTLTAGRTGRFSLLIDNNGNTPARGWLAGLDAENKMHYRFDPPVVDLAPGEHAVVDVRARGRRPLIGQPVVRVLDVHLVEGSPPPATGRNQDAPKPPDPEQRPATTASMVQTAVLSRGPIGLLGLLAALTVFALVLTIALSRLVGQSAADRNLALEIAAADGSGTSSGNSGVAGTVRLLTTGLPVSGVAVNVYSAEDLVTPLASDASDAEGGYRIDGLAAGDYKLVFRGAGFEPLWYPQSLGVENAETITVEADHRIAGLDVALGGTPATIGGTVLGEDVADATVSLRTPDTTTSVTPGAPGAPATGAPPGTGGAIVDTVPVAADGTFTFANVPSPSIYDLVVTKKGYATSTQRVDVAAGEAREGVEINLVRGNGIISGSVTSNGKRIDGVTITATSGESSSSTVSLSSGDVGSFTLRRLPTPGVYTLVASKEGYASQTLSLTLADGQELTGVALSLGASSGSLSGRALLSGGGPAAGVTVSVTDGVRSVETATQSSGKVGNWKVSGLDLPGTYTVTFSRSDLAAQTVSVTLDQVGTITPSSIGATVTSNGIETVMKSSTTVLEGRVTQPGNDDVVRPVGEVTVELSSGSSTYRVTTASVPADQRGRYRVEGLPPGTYTVSVSRAGVRPTSTILQLAAGDTRDYSPELAKAASVRGVVTVSDSGLPVGGGYLVELYRAGSYPGAVYRTTRTAADGSYVFPDVDAPEVYVVQVRRTQGAAPIGSGNATVAASQQATRNVSVTP; this is translated from the coding sequence ATGAGGGTCTCCGTCAGTCCGGCGCGGATCGAGGTCACGGCCGGGATCCCGCAGTCGCTCGCGATCACGATCACCAACCCGGGCACCGTCATCGGCGGCTACTCCCTCCGGCTGCTCGGAGCAGACCCTTCGTGGGTCGAGCTCGAGGAGGACCGGATCTCTCTGTTCCCCGACGAGACGCGGACCCTGGTCGCGACGGTGACCGTGCCGGCCGGGCTGGCGGCCGGCGAGCGCCGGATGGCCGTCCAGGTGCGGGAGCTGACCCCGCCCGAGCGCAGCACGGTCGAGGAGTTCGTGCTGCTCGTCCCGGAGGCGCCGAGCACCCAGGTCCGGATCGACCCGGTCACGCTGACGGCCGGCCGCACCGGCCGGTTCAGCCTGCTGATCGACAACAACGGCAACACGCCGGCGCGCGGCTGGCTCGCGGGGCTCGACGCCGAGAACAAGATGCACTACCGGTTCGACCCGCCGGTGGTCGACCTGGCGCCGGGCGAGCACGCCGTCGTCGACGTACGCGCGCGCGGCCGGCGTCCCCTGATCGGGCAGCCGGTCGTGCGGGTCCTGGACGTCCACCTGGTCGAGGGCAGCCCGCCCCCGGCCACCGGCCGCAACCAGGACGCGCCGAAGCCGCCCGATCCCGAGCAGCGGCCCGCGACCACGGCCTCGATGGTGCAGACGGCGGTGCTGTCGCGCGGCCCGATCGGCCTGCTCGGCCTGCTCGCCGCGCTGACCGTCTTCGCGCTCGTGCTCACGATCGCGCTGTCCCGCCTGGTGGGCCAGTCGGCGGCCGACCGCAACCTGGCTCTCGAGATCGCCGCCGCCGACGGCTCCGGTACGTCGAGCGGCAACTCCGGCGTCGCCGGCACCGTGCGGCTGCTCACGACCGGGCTCCCCGTCTCCGGCGTCGCCGTCAACGTCTACAGCGCGGAGGACCTCGTCACGCCGCTCGCGTCCGACGCGTCCGACGCCGAGGGCGGCTACCGCATCGACGGCCTGGCCGCCGGCGACTACAAGCTGGTGTTCCGCGGCGCCGGGTTCGAGCCGCTGTGGTACCCGCAGTCGCTCGGCGTCGAGAACGCCGAGACGATCACCGTCGAGGCCGACCACCGCATCGCCGGCCTCGACGTGGCGCTCGGCGGCACCCCGGCGACGATCGGCGGCACCGTGCTGGGCGAGGACGTCGCGGATGCGACGGTCTCGCTGCGCACCCCCGACACGACGACCAGCGTCACGCCCGGCGCGCCGGGCGCCCCGGCCACGGGTGCGCCGCCCGGCACCGGCGGGGCGATCGTCGACACCGTCCCGGTCGCCGCGGACGGCACCTTCACCTTCGCCAACGTGCCGTCGCCCAGCATCTACGACCTGGTGGTGACCAAGAAGGGCTACGCCACCTCGACCCAGCGGGTCGACGTCGCCGCCGGCGAGGCGCGTGAGGGCGTGGAGATCAACCTGGTCCGCGGCAACGGGATCATCAGCGGCAGCGTCACCTCCAACGGCAAGCGCATCGACGGTGTCACGATCACCGCGACGTCGGGGGAGTCGTCCTCGTCGACCGTCTCGCTGAGCAGCGGGGACGTCGGCAGCTTCACGCTGCGTCGGCTCCCGACCCCCGGCGTCTACACGCTGGTCGCCAGCAAGGAGGGCTACGCGTCCCAGACGCTGAGCCTCACCCTCGCCGACGGCCAGGAGCTGACCGGTGTCGCGCTCAGCCTCGGCGCGTCGTCCGGCAGCCTGAGCGGCCGGGCCCTGCTCAGCGGCGGTGGACCGGCCGCCGGGGTCACGGTGAGCGTCACCGACGGCGTACGGAGTGTGGAGACCGCGACGCAGAGCTCGGGCAAGGTCGGCAACTGGAAGGTGTCCGGCCTCGACCTGCCCGGCACCTACACCGTGACCTTCTCGCGCTCCGACCTGGCTGCTCAGACCGTCTCGGTCACCCTCGACCAGGTCGGCACCATCACGCCCTCCTCGATCGGCGCCACGGTGACGTCCAACGGCATCGAGACGGTGATGAAGTCGTCCACGACGGTGCTGGAGGGCCGGGTCACCCAGCCGGGCAACGACGACGTCGTGCGGCCGGTCGGTGAGGTGACGGTCGAGCTGAGCTCCGGCTCCTCGACGTACCGGGTCACCACGGCGTCCGTCCCGGCCGACCAGCGCGGCCGCTACCGGGTCGAGGGCCTGCCCCCCGGCACCTACACCGTCAGTGTCAGCCGTGCCGGCGTGCGCCCGACGTCGACGATCCTCCAGCTGGCCGCGGGGGACACCCGCGACTACAGCCCCGAGCTCGCCAAGGCGGCGTCGGTGCGAGGCGTGGTCACCGTGTCCGACTCCGGTCTCCCGGTCGGCGGCGGCTATCTCGTCGAGCTCTATCGCGCCGGCAGCTACCCCGGTGCCGTCTACCGCACCACCCGTACCGCCGCCGACGGCAGCTATGTGTTCCCGGACGTCGACGCCCCCGAGGTCTACGTCGTCCAGGTACGCCGGACCCAGGGCGCCGCGCCGATCGGCTCGGGCAACGCGACCGTCGCCGCCAGCCAGCAGGCCACCAGGAACGTGAGTGTGACGCCATGA
- a CDS encoding phage tail protein, producing MPNALINNDPIVSSNFFLEIDGSVVSILSSVSGLDVEVDVVTMEQAGANGKVQVVKTLGKATKAPDISLVRMAPPDSTQDKMWGWFNDIREKGILLSDRSNNRKNGSIVMYDSTNAEIARFNFTNGWPSKISTDQLSIDSNDPVKETITLTVESLSRVK from the coding sequence ATGCCCAACGCACTCATCAACAACGACCCCATCGTCTCCAGCAACTTCTTCCTGGAGATCGACGGCTCGGTCGTCTCCATCCTCAGCAGCGTCTCCGGCCTCGACGTCGAGGTCGACGTCGTGACCATGGAGCAGGCCGGCGCGAACGGGAAGGTCCAGGTGGTCAAGACGCTCGGCAAGGCCACCAAGGCCCCCGACATCAGTCTGGTCCGGATGGCGCCGCCGGACTCCACCCAGGACAAGATGTGGGGTTGGTTCAACGACATCCGGGAGAAGGGCATCCTGCTCTCCGACCGGTCCAACAACCGCAAGAACGGCTCGATCGTCATGTACGACTCGACCAACGCGGAGATCGCCCGGTTCAACTTCACCAACGGGTGGCCGAGCAAGATCTCGACCGACCAGCTCAGCATCGACTCCAACGACCCGGTCAAGGAGACCATCACGCTGACCGTCGAGAGCCTGTCGCGCGTCAAGTGA
- a CDS encoding septum formation family protein encodes MTPRPAVPAVLAATALLLAGCGWFGDDDTEGTSVFDVEPGMCFRSLEQVKAQVGDLDQVPCSEAHTLEAYAVVPYDKEGSTFPGEDELTAFADGHCAQEFREYVGVDYLDSDLFFTYLLPSPRSWEEDDRDVLCVVTTAGEPLTASVEGSER; translated from the coding sequence ATGACACCGAGGCCCGCCGTGCCCGCCGTACTCGCGGCGACGGCGCTGCTGCTCGCGGGCTGCGGGTGGTTCGGCGACGACGACACCGAGGGCACCTCGGTCTTCGACGTCGAGCCGGGGATGTGCTTCCGCTCGCTGGAGCAGGTCAAGGCCCAGGTCGGCGACCTCGACCAGGTCCCCTGCTCCGAGGCCCACACCCTCGAGGCCTACGCCGTGGTGCCCTACGACAAGGAGGGCAGCACCTTCCCCGGAGAGGACGAGCTGACCGCCTTCGCGGACGGGCACTGCGCCCAGGAGTTCCGCGAGTACGTCGGCGTGGACTACCTCGACTCGGACCTGTTCTTCACCTACCTGCTGCCCTCGCCCCGCAGCTGGGAGGAGGACGACCGCGACGTGCTCTGCGTGGTCACCACCGCGGGCGAGCCGCTCACCGCCTCGGTCGAGGGCAGTGAGCGCTGA